Part of the Vigna radiata var. radiata cultivar VC1973A chromosome 11, Vradiata_ver6, whole genome shotgun sequence genome is shown below.
CAAGTACTGGGCCCCACACCCACAGACTGGTGTATTTGGGCCTCCCGGCGACCACCTTGCTTCTCCTCCGACCTCCTCCACTGGCGGTGGAGAAAGCTCCTTTCATTCTGATGTGCTGGAGGAGAAGGCCTGGTTCCGCCCCACGAGTCTGGAGGATTTGGAGAAGCCTCACACCCTTCCTTGATTACCAACtgcattatattattaatattacagaataaataaaagacaGACAGACAACACTTGTCACTAGCACTGAACAAGTGAAAGTTGTGTGGGTGAGTGAGTGAGCCTGGTGTCTGGTTCATTACTCCATTTAGCTTGCTTTTGTAAATTTACCTATAGTACCTTTTATCTACCATGATCATGTATGTTTCTTTCTACTTTCAATATCACACTTATGCCTATGCTTTTACTCATAAATCTATGCTGTTATGTCCTCTTCGTCCTTACCCTTCAACAACCCGTTTTGGTTTTCATGACATGACACTTTAATCAATCTAATTTCAACTTCAATTAAGACGATGTTCACTTAAAATGGATTTGAGAaggagtaattgagtggatttgaaaagatttaaatgtaatttttgttgtttattcagtaaatttaaaagtgagttagaatgaattttgaaataaaatttgtgaaaattagtgtaaaatttaatttatacaacagattacaaaaatttacttctaaatctatttttacttatatttaaatttatttaaatttaaatctatttaaataaacaataaaaaaaattattttcaaatcttcTCGATTAATCTTTTCTAAATCTATTCAAGTAAACCAGATATAAATGTGTATCATCGACTTTTTCGTTTTTATACTAGCTAGTTTTGTTGGTTAATGTGTATTTTATcctaacaatttttattattgtttgaataAAAGATAACATGAATTATGCTTTTCGAATTTTACCCTTTTGTTTGATCTAAAGcaatacattttataaaatcattacattacataagataaatttagtttattaatataataatctaTGCTTTAATGTACTGTGtgaaaataattcttaaagGTTTTGAAGAGGAAGCATTAAAAGATTCTGTTGAAAATGTGAGTAtcatttaaaaccaaaaaaggtTAATGTTCTCTGTTTTTGTTCGTTGTCATTTTGAATTAGAGTAATGGTAACTTTTTCGATTAACATTACGATAGATATTTTTAATCCCAATTTATAAGGACGGTGTATGGTACATGACTAAATACTTTTATAGGtgataacataataaattatattataaataatatgattatcaaagtatttttattttttatgtgctGATTTGGAGTAAAAGAAATTCTTAGAATTAGTTTTTACTATAATTCTCTTcataagaaaatattgattaaaaaaattgaacatttttattattactcaccaatatatttcattaacaaaaaaatacgttttttttagatttaaaaattaagcaagtcttaactactttttattttttatttgattaaactttttttaaaatagttcaactttttaactaatatttgaCTTTTGGTTACATTTTTCATTGACATTTTAGAAATATATCAAGAGACTAgcaaatattaatgaaattagtTAAATGTTAATTTGTGTGATTAATGATATGCaattttttctcacttttataccattttcttttcaattgtcCTACTATTTTATATGttctcaatttgttttttttttttatatatagtatgcataattttttttttccaaattatgTCATTTGCTATTTATCTCACCCGatgcttttatataaaattaattttagattatgaGATGTAATtaatatgaagagaaaaaatattatgcTCATTccttaaatgaaaatgaatcgATCTGAGAATATTTATAGTAGAATATGAACAgcttaaaaataacataatacgAAATTGCTATCCTTAATAAATATatggtttaaatcctttttttttctaagttaagttctgatattcagtttagtgtccgttttttaaaatgtcaacttttaattcctatgatatgaaaaatgtatcaaatcatagagactaaaggttgacattctTAAAAGCGAtgactaaactgaatatcagaacttaacttaggaacaaaaaaaggtttaaacctaaatatatacattttaagtGTAAACACTTTGTATAATTAATccattaaaaatcattattaatataatttagttacgATAGTGGTTAAAATAGCAAAGATAACTGCATGCTtgctataattataattaatgccTATAAACAAGCTTAGGTTCCATTTTCTACCTATTCAATCTCATTCACTGAGGCACTGAGTCGTGACTCAGCATAACTCGGagttatttgaaaaatgttttttataaattaatctataaaatgtttttaactttaataagaaTATATTCAACTCAgtcttattaaatatatttacttctGGTTTTCATAAAGTAACCAAGACACTCTTAATTACGATATCTTATATTT
Proteins encoded:
- the LOC106777937 gene encoding late embryogenesis abundant protein At5g17165 isoform X3, coding for MEAKDKARKAGGGAAYSSSSVYDKNPDDQIQSGPVPDDVIHATQSGKYWAPHPQTGVFGPPGDHLASPPTSSTGGGESSFHSDVLEEKAWFRPTSLEDLEKPHTLP